One part of the Sorangiineae bacterium MSr11954 genome encodes these proteins:
- a CDS encoding HAD family hydrolase, producing MRALLLDLDDTLYDYAPVERRARAWLLAQVAGDLKLPLGEVESLFDAARAKVKERVGKVAASHSRLLYVSELVYAANRPDALRLVRGWERGFWETYLRAATLRAGARELLVGWRAQGNKVAMVTDLILEVQLSKLEAFGLFELVDVLVASEEVAREKPARDPFELAIQRLGVPKEACVVVGDSVHRDGEGARAMGLPYLRAQSSESPGEGMSLEDIARALQVVP from the coding sequence ATGAGAGCGCTCCTCCTCGATCTCGACGATACGCTTTACGACTACGCGCCGGTGGAGCGACGCGCGCGCGCATGGCTGCTCGCCCAGGTCGCGGGTGATTTGAAGCTCCCGCTGGGCGAGGTGGAGTCGCTTTTCGACGCGGCGCGCGCGAAGGTCAAAGAGCGGGTTGGAAAGGTCGCCGCGTCGCACTCGCGCCTCCTCTACGTGAGTGAGCTGGTCTACGCGGCGAACCGTCCGGATGCGCTCCGGCTCGTTCGCGGGTGGGAGCGCGGATTTTGGGAGACGTACCTGCGCGCGGCGACCTTGCGCGCTGGTGCCCGCGAGCTCCTGGTCGGATGGCGCGCGCAGGGGAACAAGGTGGCGATGGTGACGGATCTGATCCTCGAGGTGCAGCTCTCGAAGCTCGAGGCCTTCGGGCTGTTCGAGCTCGTCGACGTGCTGGTCGCGAGCGAGGAGGTCGCACGCGAAAAGCCCGCGCGCGATCCCTTCGAGCTGGCGATCCAGCGCCTGGGCGTGCCCAAGGAAGCCTGCGTGGTCGTGGGCGACAGCGTTCATCGCGACGGCGAAGGGGCGCGCGCGATGGGGCTCCCCTACCTGCGCGCCCAGTCCAGCGAGAGCCCAGGAGAAGGAATGTCCCTCGAAGACATCGCACGCGCATTGCAGGTCGTTCCATGA
- a CDS encoding class II aldolase/adducin family protein, whose protein sequence is MSAMSERGDERNGHTAAEAQNELALMGRALGGLRWVQGPGGNVSVKVDNGELWVKASGKRLGEVAHEGGHARVPLDIATRALDGDAEADRDLFGRTPRPSLETYFHALGGRVVAHTHALGVLLYACSTSPYERVLGQGSGIALPAELSSRVFSIPYVRPGRGIALAMRDVLGSARGEALIVLRSHGVVAMAETAARAIALTEMLDEAVRHRFGSLPDIDALAPRYADSPVATVEGGVFRRLPPRVAREASPPRYLFPDAPVCASLVQVGALTDLPAVSALAARALAEWKRACILVDAEGRRAAVARSAAQLEHTCEVVAGHDWLEDALRAHGVAQYLDDDEPAGILSLPAEQYRIRLGEKTC, encoded by the coding sequence ATGAGCGCCATGAGCGAGCGCGGAGACGAACGAAACGGCCACACGGCCGCCGAGGCGCAGAACGAGCTCGCCCTCATGGGCCGCGCGCTCGGCGGATTGCGCTGGGTGCAGGGCCCTGGCGGCAATGTCTCGGTCAAGGTGGACAATGGCGAGCTTTGGGTCAAAGCCAGCGGGAAACGGCTCGGCGAGGTGGCGCACGAGGGTGGGCATGCGCGGGTCCCGCTGGACATCGCCACGCGCGCGCTCGACGGCGATGCCGAAGCCGATCGCGATCTGTTCGGGCGCACGCCGCGGCCCTCGCTGGAGACGTACTTCCACGCGCTCGGCGGCCGTGTGGTCGCGCACACCCACGCGCTCGGCGTGCTCCTCTATGCGTGCTCGACGTCCCCCTACGAGCGCGTGCTGGGGCAAGGCTCGGGCATCGCCTTGCCGGCGGAGCTGTCCTCGCGCGTGTTCAGCATTCCGTACGTCCGCCCGGGGCGCGGCATCGCGCTCGCCATGCGGGACGTCCTCGGTTCTGCACGGGGCGAGGCGCTCATCGTCCTGCGGTCCCACGGCGTCGTCGCCATGGCCGAGACGGCGGCGCGCGCCATCGCGCTGACGGAGATGCTGGACGAGGCGGTGCGCCATCGGTTCGGTTCCCTCCCCGACATCGATGCGCTCGCGCCACGCTACGCGGATTCGCCCGTCGCCACCGTCGAGGGCGGCGTCTTTCGAAGGCTCCCGCCCCGGGTCGCACGCGAAGCATCGCCGCCACGCTACCTTTTTCCCGATGCGCCGGTGTGCGCCAGCCTGGTGCAGGTCGGCGCGCTCACGGACCTCCCGGCTGTTTCTGCGCTCGCCGCGCGCGCGCTCGCCGAGTGGAAGCGCGCGTGCATCCTGGTGGACGCCGAGGGGCGGCGGGCCGCGGTCGCGCGCAGCGCCGCGCAGCTCGAGCACACGTGCGAGGTCGTGGCCGGACACGATTGGCTGGAGGACGCGCTCCGGGCGCACGGGGTGGCGCAGTATCTGGACGATGACGAGCCAGCGGGGATCCTCAGCCTGCCCGCGGAGCAATATCGGATTCGACTCGGGGAGAAGACATGCTGA
- a CDS encoding NTP transferase domain-containing protein, which translates to MLIFIPMAGTGDRYIRAGYKQPKPLIPVDGAPMIERVLDAFPKEMRFLFGVNRTHAETTDLVPTLRRLRPDARIVVMEPHKDGPVQSVLSCAAELPDDEDVCLNYCDFGVTWSFEDFAAWLDRGQWDGAMTAYKGFHPHSLGPTLYAYMRSEGDRVTEIREKHHFTSNKFEEYASSGLYWFRRGRDLKRLAQELVARGERVNGEFYVSMLMQLLLEQKSKVGVYELERFFQWGTPEDLRDYESWGMAMRKLDAFAQAAADAGSDSAHVIPMAGRGQRFVDRGYADPKPLIDVAGRPMIHQAMACLPAPVSRVLVAQQEHARDARFQKTVATSERGAKAPIPTRVIELDRITEGQACTAQIGVEAGVSLDAPVLFAPCDTGYVYDLDRWLALERQPDCDVMLFTARGHLPAIWRPHMYGWLQVEDGIVRKVAVKKAVEGVPIADQEVITGTFWFKSARIFLRETAELIAANDRVNNEFYIDTIVRRMVERGDRVRAFTVDKYIPWGTPEELETFDYWNAVHRNGRPLGTSA; encoded by the coding sequence ATGCTGATTTTCATTCCGATGGCAGGCACGGGCGATCGCTACATCCGTGCAGGATACAAGCAACCCAAGCCGCTCATCCCCGTCGATGGCGCGCCCATGATCGAGCGCGTGCTGGATGCCTTTCCGAAGGAGATGCGCTTTCTCTTCGGGGTCAATCGCACCCACGCCGAGACGACGGATCTGGTGCCCACCTTGCGCCGTCTTCGGCCCGACGCGCGCATCGTCGTCATGGAGCCGCACAAAGACGGGCCGGTGCAGAGCGTGCTGTCGTGCGCGGCCGAGCTCCCGGACGATGAAGACGTTTGCCTCAATTATTGCGACTTCGGGGTGACCTGGAGCTTCGAGGACTTCGCCGCGTGGCTCGATCGCGGCCAGTGGGATGGCGCGATGACGGCCTACAAAGGCTTCCATCCGCATTCGCTCGGCCCGACCCTCTATGCATACATGCGGAGCGAGGGCGATCGCGTCACCGAGATCCGCGAAAAGCACCACTTCACGTCGAACAAGTTCGAAGAGTACGCATCGAGCGGCCTTTACTGGTTCCGCCGCGGTCGCGATCTCAAGCGCCTGGCGCAGGAGCTCGTCGCGCGGGGCGAGCGGGTGAACGGCGAATTTTACGTGAGCATGCTCATGCAGCTGCTCCTGGAACAAAAGTCCAAGGTCGGCGTCTACGAGCTCGAGCGCTTCTTTCAGTGGGGCACCCCGGAGGATCTGCGCGACTACGAGTCGTGGGGGATGGCCATGCGCAAGCTCGATGCGTTCGCGCAGGCGGCGGCCGATGCGGGCTCGGACAGCGCGCACGTCATCCCCATGGCCGGCCGCGGCCAGAGGTTCGTCGATCGAGGCTACGCCGATCCGAAGCCGCTCATCGATGTCGCGGGGCGGCCCATGATTCACCAGGCGATGGCCTGTCTCCCCGCCCCCGTTTCACGCGTGCTGGTGGCGCAGCAAGAGCACGCGCGGGACGCCCGCTTCCAGAAGACGGTCGCCACCTCCGAGCGCGGAGCCAAGGCGCCCATCCCCACGCGCGTGATCGAGTTGGACCGCATCACCGAGGGGCAAGCGTGCACGGCGCAGATCGGGGTCGAAGCCGGCGTATCGCTCGATGCGCCCGTGCTGTTTGCACCTTGCGACACCGGTTACGTCTACGATCTCGATCGATGGCTGGCGCTCGAGCGGCAGCCCGACTGCGATGTCATGCTCTTTACGGCCCGCGGCCACCTCCCGGCCATCTGGCGGCCTCACATGTATGGATGGCTGCAGGTGGAGGATGGCATCGTCCGCAAGGTGGCGGTGAAGAAGGCGGTGGAGGGGGTCCCCATCGCCGACCAAGAGGTCATCACCGGCACCTTCTGGTTCAAGAGCGCGCGCATCTTTCTGCGCGAGACGGCCGAGCTCATCGCGGCCAATGACCGGGTCAACAACGAGTTCTACATCGATACCATCGTGCGCCGCATGGTCGAACGCGGCGATCGCGTACGCGCCTTCACGGTCGACAAATACATCCCGTGGGGTACACCGGAGGAGCTCGAGACATTCGACTATTGGAACGCCGTTCACCGCAACGGGCGGCCGCTCGGAACGAGCGCGTAA
- a CDS encoding GtrA family protein, with product MSPAGPSDKLRSQAGELARFVVVGGSAVSVDFLVYFAMVHFVPLVPVGISKATSFIAGACLAFVLNRGFVFRAGERKAREQLLPFALLYLVSLGLNNLVNTLLLGYGAVKLVAWFFATGTSTVSNFLGMKFIVFRRKAGASST from the coding sequence ATGTCCCCCGCTGGACCGTCCGACAAACTGCGCTCTCAAGCGGGCGAGCTGGCTCGCTTCGTCGTCGTGGGCGGGAGCGCGGTGTCCGTCGATTTTCTCGTGTACTTCGCCATGGTCCACTTCGTACCGTTGGTGCCGGTCGGCATCTCCAAGGCGACCAGCTTCATCGCCGGCGCGTGCCTGGCATTCGTGCTCAACCGAGGATTCGTCTTTCGCGCGGGGGAGCGCAAGGCGCGCGAGCAGCTCCTGCCCTTCGCGCTTTTGTACCTGGTCTCGCTCGGGCTCAACAATCTGGTCAACACGCTCCTTCTCGGGTACGGAGCGGTGAAGCTGGTGGCATGGTTTTTCGCCACGGGGACCTCCACCGTGTCCAACTTTTTGGGTATGAAGTTCATCGTTTTTCGTCGAAAAGCCGGAGCCTCGTCGACATGA
- a CDS encoding glycosyltransferase family 2 protein, whose translation MSVSQSIIVPCYNEGANIPNLIGRFEALANGGPVDWELILVNNGSVDDSAAIFERELAKPGRSFARVVTVPSPNVGYGHGITTGLRAARGEYLGWTHADGQTPPSDVLRAFELLRSSADPKRTFVKGRRRNRPVKDALFTLGMQATAGAILGLNLDDINGQPKAFHRTLLELASSPPVDLSLDLYFFWVAKKNGFELRTFDVHFGDREHGESKWAFNWRSKARNIARSVKFMSALRSGTDYPRA comes from the coding sequence ATGAGTGTCAGTCAATCGATCATCGTTCCCTGCTACAACGAGGGGGCCAACATCCCCAACTTGATCGGTCGCTTCGAAGCGCTCGCCAACGGGGGCCCCGTCGACTGGGAGCTCATCCTGGTCAACAACGGCAGCGTGGACGATAGCGCCGCCATCTTCGAGCGCGAGCTGGCAAAACCGGGCCGCTCGTTCGCGCGCGTGGTGACGGTGCCGAGCCCCAATGTCGGCTATGGCCATGGCATCACCACCGGGCTGCGCGCGGCGCGCGGCGAATACCTCGGCTGGACGCACGCCGACGGGCAGACCCCGCCGAGCGACGTGCTCCGCGCCTTCGAGCTCCTGCGGTCATCGGCCGATCCAAAGCGCACCTTCGTCAAAGGGCGCCGGCGCAACCGGCCGGTGAAGGACGCGCTCTTCACCCTCGGCATGCAGGCCACGGCGGGGGCCATCCTCGGCCTGAACTTGGACGACATCAACGGCCAACCCAAGGCCTTTCATCGGACCTTGCTCGAGCTGGCCTCGTCGCCGCCGGTCGATCTCTCGCTCGACCTCTACTTCTTCTGGGTCGCGAAGAAGAACGGCTTCGAGCTCCGCACGTTCGACGTTCACTTCGGCGACCGCGAGCACGGCGAGTCCAAGTGGGCCTTCAACTGGCGGTCCAAGGCCCGCAACATCGCACGCAGCGTCAAGTTCATGTCGGCATTGCGCTCCGGCACCGACTACCCGCGCGCATGA
- a CDS encoding glycosyltransferase family 39 protein, whose product MNQRRLDRAKDAWRRSRFFILLWATYAYFYQGSDPNQLTRIFLTQSLVEDRAVNIDRYHGFTIDKAELGGTFFCDKAPGLSFLATPLFALQNYADRIFGFSSDDLAIKRARLHLLVIFLCGLSGLLASWSLARALRTFGATARQESLLVVGYALGTLAFPFSTALFAHQMVAAFLITTFVMIRALATGGEPDPKRLAPIGFLWGLTIISEYPSALLVAVLGLYLLSFYGGWRAQARVVLYVGLGALAPLVVHAVYVKAAFGSPFALPYKHVFEPIFRSHHEEGLVGVNPPTPAGIFGVLASRYRGLFFLCPFLILSLFGMARWVREEKERREQILVLGLLAVYFVFGTSYYAWDGGGSTGPRHIVPILPFLVIGILPFLRAGARWRWNLCTALVAVSIGLMFVSTAVLLHMPEGEVILSNPIYDVIFPSFFRGDLGLNVQDVRELGFRADASYTLGMLFGLKPVTSLLVVPAMWLLVYASSIVERVRSAGGASAR is encoded by the coding sequence ATGAACCAGCGGAGGCTCGATCGCGCGAAGGACGCGTGGCGAAGATCGCGGTTCTTCATCCTCCTGTGGGCGACGTACGCGTATTTTTATCAAGGCTCCGATCCCAACCAGCTCACCCGGATCTTTCTGACGCAGAGCCTCGTGGAGGATCGCGCGGTCAACATCGACCGGTACCACGGCTTTACGATCGACAAGGCCGAGCTGGGCGGGACGTTCTTTTGCGACAAGGCGCCGGGGCTCTCCTTCCTCGCGACCCCTCTGTTCGCGCTCCAGAATTACGCGGATCGGATCTTCGGATTTTCGTCCGATGATCTTGCGATCAAGCGGGCGCGATTGCACCTGCTGGTGATTTTCCTGTGCGGCCTGTCGGGCCTTTTGGCGAGTTGGTCGCTGGCGCGGGCGCTGCGCACGTTCGGCGCGACCGCCCGGCAAGAGTCGCTGCTGGTCGTCGGTTACGCCCTCGGAACCCTGGCGTTCCCGTTCTCGACGGCCCTCTTCGCGCACCAGATGGTCGCGGCATTTCTCATCACCACCTTCGTCATGATCCGAGCCCTCGCGACCGGCGGCGAGCCCGACCCGAAACGGCTCGCCCCCATCGGCTTTTTATGGGGACTGACGATCATCTCCGAATATCCGAGCGCGCTGCTGGTGGCGGTGCTGGGGCTGTACCTCCTGTCGTTCTACGGGGGCTGGCGCGCCCAAGCCCGTGTGGTGCTCTATGTCGGCCTGGGCGCGCTGGCGCCTTTGGTGGTGCACGCCGTGTACGTCAAGGCGGCGTTTGGGAGCCCATTCGCGCTCCCCTACAAGCACGTGTTCGAACCGATCTTTCGATCGCACCACGAAGAGGGGCTGGTCGGCGTCAATCCGCCCACTCCGGCCGGCATCTTCGGCGTGCTCGCCAGCCGCTACCGCGGGCTCTTCTTTTTGTGCCCCTTCCTCATTCTGTCCCTCTTCGGAATGGCGCGCTGGGTCCGCGAAGAAAAGGAGCGGCGCGAGCAGATCCTCGTTCTGGGCCTGCTCGCCGTCTATTTCGTCTTCGGTACTTCGTATTACGCCTGGGACGGCGGAGGGAGCACGGGGCCCCGCCACATCGTCCCCATTCTGCCATTCCTCGTCATCGGCATCCTGCCGTTTCTTCGAGCTGGCGCTCGCTGGCGCTGGAATCTCTGCACGGCCCTCGTGGCCGTGAGCATCGGCCTGATGTTCGTCAGCACCGCGGTTCTCCTGCATATGCCCGAGGGCGAAGTGATCCTTTCGAACCCCATCTACGACGTCATTTTTCCTTCCTTTTTTCGTGGTGATCTCGGCCTCAACGTTCAAGACGTCCGCGAGCTCGGCTTTCGCGCCGACGCGAGCTACACGCTCGGCATGCTCTTCGGCTTGAAGCCCGTGACGTCGCTGCTCGTCGTTCCGGCCATGTGGTTGCTCGTGTATGCGAGCTCGATCGTGGAGCGCGTGCGCAGCGCGGGAGGCGCATCGGCTCGATGA
- a CDS encoding serpin family protein yields the protein MRFLGSLALLPLLILAPIGCGSSDKTESDPSLIKSELPREVSPAASPTDVKELAASNANFAFDFYHASVTKGGKENVFFSPHSLSTALAMTYAGANGTTAQEMAHALRFTASSERLHPAFNALDLALANRGQGQRGADGQPFRLRVVNSLWGHQNTTFLSPFLDTLAVNYGAGMRVVDFVGATEPARVAINRWTERQTEGRIKDLIQPGALPLDTRLVLVNAIYFNAEWRSPFSKQSTASQPFTLGDGTSTNADLMHRTTSFPYAEGDGYQAVELPYAGNETSMVVVLPKEGTWATFESSLNGDLYQKITSGLTVQAVNLALPKFRIEGASVSVKAPLRALGMSAAFTRAADFSGIVSPKEDQLYISDVVHKAFVNVDEKGTEAAAATGVIMESVSAPQNPKVFTANRPFFFFIRDIPTGALLFVGRVTDPKN from the coding sequence ATGCGCTTTCTTGGTTCGCTCGCTCTTCTCCCATTGCTCATTCTCGCGCCCATCGGCTGCGGTAGCAGCGACAAAACGGAATCAGACCCCTCACTCATCAAATCGGAGCTCCCACGGGAGGTGTCGCCGGCTGCATCGCCCACCGACGTCAAGGAGCTGGCAGCGTCGAATGCGAACTTTGCATTCGACTTTTATCACGCGAGCGTCACGAAGGGCGGGAAGGAGAACGTCTTCTTCTCCCCCCATAGCCTCTCCACCGCCCTCGCCATGACATACGCCGGTGCCAACGGAACGACGGCCCAGGAGATGGCGCACGCGCTGCGGTTCACGGCATCGAGCGAACGATTGCACCCTGCATTCAATGCGCTGGATCTGGCGCTCGCCAACCGTGGTCAGGGCCAAAGGGGAGCGGACGGGCAGCCCTTCCGCCTGCGCGTGGTCAATTCGCTCTGGGGCCATCAGAACACCACGTTTCTGAGCCCCTTCCTCGATACGTTGGCCGTCAACTACGGCGCTGGGATGCGCGTCGTCGATTTCGTGGGCGCGACCGAGCCCGCCCGAGTCGCCATCAACCGATGGACCGAGCGCCAGACCGAAGGGCGCATCAAGGATCTCATCCAGCCCGGGGCCCTCCCCCTCGATACGCGCCTGGTGTTGGTGAACGCCATCTACTTCAACGCCGAATGGCGCTCTCCGTTCAGCAAGCAGAGCACCGCGAGCCAGCCGTTCACCCTCGGTGATGGCACGTCGACGAACGCGGACCTCATGCATCGCACCACGAGCTTCCCCTACGCGGAAGGCGACGGCTACCAAGCCGTGGAGCTGCCCTACGCCGGGAACGAAACCTCGATGGTCGTGGTGCTCCCGAAGGAGGGTACGTGGGCCACCTTCGAATCGTCGCTGAACGGCGATCTGTACCAGAAGATCACCTCGGGCCTCACCGTGCAGGCGGTGAACCTGGCGCTGCCGAAATTCCGCATCGAAGGAGCCTCCGTCAGCGTCAAAGCCCCCCTCCGCGCGCTCGGAATGTCTGCCGCATTCACGAGGGCAGCCGATTTCTCGGGCATCGTCTCGCCGAAAGAGGACCAGCTCTACATCAGCGACGTGGTCCACAAGGCCTTCGTCAATGTCGACGAAAAGGGGACGGAGGCCGCCGCCGCGACGGGCGTCATCATGGAGTCCGTCTCGGCGCCGCAGAACCCCAAGGTCTTCACGGCGAACCGGCCCTTCTTCTTCTTCATCCGCGACATCCCCACCGGCGCGCTGCTCTTCGTGGGCAGGGTGACCGATCCGAAAAATTGA
- a CDS encoding TonB C-terminal domain-containing protein, which yields MASRLAWRTAYESDEVALGIALAIALHALPIAALILKAMYPSMGEEEKPLVERPVIAASLLKLGKPMDPTKLPDRIVPKARTAPKQEIVASREEKKKDLPDAGPPPPLAQESDITRLVKKTDPFAEDAGKERPEEGHAQGVKEGQETDPAKVHAGDMYAVLLASFLHERWAIPSVISQGEANKLCVTYNISIDRRMAIWHMRSQPVRASGNDLFDDSARSMLQKLIDDRTPLPEPPPEVAELYRGRALNLQLAGSSNGDASRCR from the coding sequence ATGGCATCGCGTCTTGCTTGGAGAACAGCGTATGAATCGGACGAGGTGGCGCTCGGCATTGCGCTGGCCATCGCGCTGCACGCGCTTCCCATCGCGGCGCTCATCCTGAAGGCGATGTACCCCTCGATGGGCGAGGAAGAAAAGCCGCTGGTCGAGCGACCGGTGATCGCGGCGAGCCTGCTGAAGCTCGGCAAGCCGATGGACCCGACCAAGCTCCCCGATCGCATCGTGCCCAAGGCGCGCACGGCGCCGAAGCAAGAAATCGTGGCCTCGCGCGAGGAGAAGAAGAAAGATCTACCCGATGCGGGCCCGCCTCCGCCCCTGGCGCAGGAGTCGGACATCACGCGCCTGGTGAAGAAGACGGATCCTTTTGCGGAGGACGCGGGCAAAGAGCGTCCGGAGGAGGGGCACGCGCAGGGCGTGAAGGAGGGGCAGGAGACCGATCCTGCAAAAGTCCACGCAGGTGACATGTACGCCGTCCTGCTGGCAAGCTTCCTCCACGAGCGCTGGGCGATTCCGTCCGTTATTTCCCAGGGCGAGGCGAACAAACTTTGCGTCACCTACAACATCAGCATCGACCGCCGGATGGCGATTTGGCACATGCGAAGCCAACCCGTGAGGGCGAGTGGAAATGATTTGTTTGACGACTCGGCACGTTCGATGCTCCAAAAGCTGATCGACGACAGGACTCCTTTGCCCGAACCCCCCCCCGAGGTTGCGGAGTTGTACCGCGGCCGCGCGCTCAATCTTCAGCTCGCGGGGTCTTCCAACGGAGATGCTTCCCGATGCCGATGA
- a CDS encoding ExbD/TolR family protein, whose protein sequence is MAMGATAGGASGRSRRLGGMNEINVTPLIDVMLVLLVIFMVTAPLLTTGVEVNLPKAKSAPMQADDTKLLIIVTADEHVYLGKDEITGAVEERLSNNPRLKEEKEAYIQADESVKYGAVLRVMAAARTAGVEKLGMITDPLEVK, encoded by the coding sequence ATGGCGATGGGAGCCACGGCGGGCGGCGCGTCCGGACGCAGCCGCCGCCTCGGAGGGATGAACGAGATCAACGTCACGCCGTTGATCGACGTCATGCTGGTGCTCTTGGTCATCTTCATGGTGACGGCGCCGCTCTTGACGACCGGGGTCGAGGTCAATCTCCCCAAGGCCAAGAGCGCCCCCATGCAAGCCGATGACACGAAGCTCCTCATCATCGTGACCGCCGACGAGCACGTCTACCTCGGAAAAGACGAAATCACGGGCGCGGTCGAAGAACGTTTGAGCAACAACCCACGTCTGAAGGAGGAAAAGGAGGCCTACATACAAGCGGACGAAAGCGTGAAATACGGAGCCGTCCTGCGTGTGATGGCGGCCGCGCGCACGGCGGGCGTGGAGAAGCTCGGAATGATCACCGATCCGCTAGAGGTTAAGTAA
- a CDS encoding MotA/TolQ/ExbB proton channel family protein — translation MQSVTGSLQAAHVLAASLQPAAAPGGGGGGKAAEVASKLDPVQLVLHASIPVKAVLVVLVVFSLCCWVVIGAKFLHLRRARAESHRFLKTFDAATNFDSMAHGLSAFRGSPFARIFATGYDEMMRMTGGQRQRLGEAEGTHVETATRRAAAREVTHLESWMTLLGTIGSTAPFIGLFGTVYGIMDAFLSIGNQQNANLPVVAPKIAEALIATAIGLVAAIPSVMAYNYFARRVQELADSLEGFAADVAARAKLGGI, via the coding sequence ATGCAATCGGTGACCGGCTCCCTCCAAGCGGCCCACGTCCTCGCTGCTTCACTGCAACCCGCGGCTGCTCCAGGTGGGGGCGGCGGAGGCAAAGCGGCGGAGGTGGCGTCCAAGCTCGATCCGGTGCAACTGGTCCTGCACGCGTCGATTCCGGTCAAAGCGGTCCTCGTCGTGTTGGTCGTCTTCTCGCTTTGCTGCTGGGTGGTCATCGGCGCCAAGTTCCTCCACCTGCGCCGCGCCCGGGCCGAGTCGCATCGGTTCTTGAAGACCTTCGACGCGGCCACCAATTTCGATTCGATGGCGCACGGCCTCTCGGCCTTCCGCGGCTCGCCCTTCGCGCGCATCTTCGCCACCGGCTACGACGAAATGATGCGCATGACCGGGGGCCAGCGCCAGCGCCTGGGCGAAGCCGAGGGCACGCACGTGGAGACCGCCACCCGCCGCGCCGCCGCCCGCGAGGTCACGCACCTCGAGTCGTGGATGACGCTCCTCGGCACCATCGGATCCACCGCGCCGTTCATCGGCCTATTCGGCACCGTGTACGGCATCATGGACGCGTTTCTCAGCATCGGAAACCAACAGAACGCGAACCTCCCGGTGGTCGCGCCCAAGATCGCCGAGGCCTTGATCGCGACGGCCATCGGCCTGGTGGCGGCCATCCCCAGCGTCATGGCGTACAACTACTTCGCGCGCCGCGTGCAGGAGCTTGCCGACAGCTTGGAGGGCTTTGCGGCCGACGTCGCAGCGCGCGCCAAGCTCGGAGGCATTTAG
- a CDS encoding sigma-70 family RNA polymerase sigma factor, whose protein sequence is MAQGDVEALASLYDRHADALMAITFRILRDRAEAEDIVHDAFMGLCDQASRYDVRRGRLRTWLVTITRNLAIDRLRKQNRLKRVREIVREEAQQLAAGGGGSSPFESLESPKFREAFLALPEEQRLTLEAAFFEGLTYSEIATVHGVPLGTVKSRAARALATLREALTSSWVQNEPSNVVGNESRGAS, encoded by the coding sequence GTGGCCCAGGGGGACGTCGAGGCGCTCGCCTCCCTCTACGACCGGCACGCCGACGCGTTGATGGCCATCACCTTCCGCATCCTTCGCGATCGCGCGGAGGCCGAGGACATCGTCCACGATGCCTTCATGGGCCTGTGCGATCAGGCGTCCCGCTACGATGTGCGGCGGGGGCGGCTGCGCACATGGCTGGTGACCATCACGCGCAACCTGGCCATCGATCGCCTGCGAAAACAGAATCGCTTGAAACGGGTGCGCGAGATCGTGCGCGAGGAGGCGCAGCAGCTGGCGGCCGGCGGCGGGGGGAGCAGCCCGTTCGAGTCGTTGGAGTCGCCCAAGTTCCGAGAGGCCTTCCTGGCGCTGCCCGAGGAGCAGCGGCTCACATTGGAGGCGGCCTTCTTCGAGGGTCTCACCTACAGCGAGATCGCAACTGTGCATGGCGTGCCCCTCGGGACCGTCAAATCACGGGCGGCGCGCGCGCTCGCCACCTTGAGGGAGGCGCTGACGTCTTCATGGGTCCAAAACGAGCCCTCGAACGTAGTAGGCAATGAGTCCCGAGGTGCATCGTGA